The following proteins are encoded in a genomic region of Bacteroidota bacterium:
- a CDS encoding sigma-70 family RNA polymerase sigma factor produces MKATNISDKELIIKYLEGNQASLEQLIHRHKNRVYAYILMVVKDKQLADDIFQDTFIKVINTIRSGSYKEEGKFIQWVMRIAHNLIIDHFRKSKRIPVVDNDVDGFDIFDLLPLLDDSIEDSLVTEQIHRDVRKLIEYLPPEQKEVLYMRHYSDMSFKDIAEVTNVSINTALGRMRYALINLRKLVKEKNVILSV; encoded by the coding sequence ATGAAAGCCACGAACATTAGCGATAAAGAGCTAATTATTAAGTATTTAGAAGGTAATCAAGCCAGTCTCGAACAGCTCATCCATCGTCACAAAAACAGGGTTTATGCTTATATCCTTATGGTTGTTAAGGATAAGCAACTGGCTGATGACATTTTCCAGGATACCTTTATTAAGGTTATCAACACCATTCGCTCAGGATCCTATAAGGAAGAGGGCAAATTTATCCAATGGGTTATGCGGATAGCCCATAACCTTATCATAGATCATTTCAGAAAATCCAAACGTATTCCTGTGGTTGACAACGATGTGGATGGGTTCGATATTTTCGACCTTTTACCGTTGCTGGACGACTCGATTGAAGACAGCCTTGTTACGGAACAAATACATCGTGACGTACGGAAATTGATCGAATATCTTCCTCCTGAGCAGAAGGAGGTACTCTATATGCGTCATTATTCCGACATGAGTTTCAAGGATATTGCAGAGGTCACAAACGTTAGTATAAACACAGCGTTGGGAAGAATGAGGTATGCTTTGATCAATCTTAGAAAGCTGGTTAAAGAGAAAAATGTGATTTTATCGGTATAA
- the nth gene encoding endonuclease III, whose translation MTKQERYEFILDYFRKHNPDAGTELSYSSPYELLVAVILSAQCTDKRVNIITPLFFETFPDPVSLAAAEDQEVYELIKSCSYPNNKTRNLIGMAKTLVNEFQGIVPSGIEELQKLPGVGRKTANVIASVVFNEPAMAVDTHVFRVAARTGLTTNAKNPLDAEKQLVRHIPREMIPLAHHWLILHGRYVCKARRPACDECGLKSHCRFYEKKRT comes from the coding sequence TTGACAAAGCAAGAGCGCTACGAATTTATTCTCGATTATTTCAGGAAACATAATCCTGATGCCGGGACGGAACTGTCTTATTCCAGTCCTTATGAACTTTTAGTGGCAGTGATCTTATCTGCACAATGTACAGACAAGAGAGTGAATATTATTACCCCATTGTTTTTCGAAACTTTCCCGGATCCTGTTTCTCTTGCAGCTGCTGAAGATCAGGAAGTTTACGAATTGATAAAAAGCTGTTCATATCCCAATAATAAAACCCGAAACCTGATCGGGATGGCAAAGACCCTTGTCAATGAATTTCAAGGTATAGTACCATCCGGAATTGAGGAATTGCAAAAGTTACCCGGTGTCGGCCGTAAGACTGCCAATGTCATTGCTTCTGTTGTATTCAATGAACCTGCAATGGCTGTTGATACACATGTATTCAGGGTAGCTGCGCGAACGGGACTTACTACGAACGCGAAAAATCCCCTTGATGCGGAAAAGCAGCTTGTCAGACATATACCCCGGGAAATGATTCCCCTGGCTCATCACTGGCTGATCCTCCATGGCCGGTATGTTTGTAAAGCCCGCAGACCGGCTTGCGATGAATGCGGGTTGAAGAGCCATTGCCGCTTCTATGAAAAAAAAAGAACCTAA